agttccAATTGACCAATTTATCCCTTTCTTCCCCATTTCCTCCTAGTAACCAAGAGTTTGCTTTTAAAGTCTGAGaacctgtttcttttttgtaaataagtccattttaccattttttttccaattccacatacaagtgatatcacatatctgtctttctttgtctgacttacttcactcagtatgacaatctctaggtccatctgtgttgctgcaaatggcattattttgttcttcttatTCCAACCACATTTCATTTACCTGTGACAAATCTCTCTTTCCAGCGTGTATGTGCCTGCATGAGACACATGCCTGCACCTTTGTTTACGGGCTTGACTGTACTCCTGTTTTAGCATTTATGTTTGCACTGACAGGTAGTGAACCAAATGTAAGTGAAACAGTGAATAAATCAAATAGCATCAGTAAGTTTTGACAAGTAGGTCTTAACATTTCTAAAGCTTCCCATTAGCCATTCTCATTCaggttttagatttttaaatgttttatttttaactggatgacagatttttaaagataaagatgtCACctcaaaaatgtaaattttttcacGTCCAGACTTGAAAAGCAACAAGTTACATGGGGAAAGTCTGAGAGGAGTTAAGTGAGGTTACTGTGCATACTACAGTGTTTAAAGTCCCAGCCCTATAGATAAATCTGTCTTCTCAACTACCTTCTTGAATGCACTCTTGACCTCcttgttcctcaggctgtagaccacagggttcagcatggggatgaCCATGGCATAAAACACAGATGCCACTTTGTCTGTGTCCATGGAGTGCCTGGAGCTGGGCTGTAAGTACATGAAGATAACAGTCCCATAGAAGATGGAGACGGCAGTGAAGTGGGAAGTGCAAGTGGACAAAGCCTTTTGGTGACCCTGAGCTGAGTGCATCTTCAAGATGTTTACAAATATGAACAGGTAGGAAATCAGTATAACCAGAAGAGCAAACGAGACATTAAAGCTCGACATAAAAACAAGAACCACTTCACTAATGTGTTTTTCAGAGCAAGAGAGAGCCAGGACAGCTGGaacatcacagaagaaatgatgGACCGTGTTGGACTTACAGAAAGTAAGACTGAATATGTCTCCAACATGGAAGCAGGCATTTAGAAACCCAGAGATGTAGGAGCCTATGGCAAGATGTGCACAAACACTTGTCGTCATAGTTGTGGTATAATGCAGAGGTCTGCACACGGCTGCATAGCGATCATAGGCCATTGAGGCCAAAAGGTAATTTTCCACAGTAGCAAAGGCTACGAAGAAGAACATCTGAGCAGCACATGCACTGTAGGAGATGAACTTGTCTCCTATAAGTAACCCAGCCACAGCTTTTGGAGTGACAGCCGAGGAGTAGCCAAAGTCCACCAGAGACAGGTTACTGAGGAAAAAGTACATAGGAGTGTGCAGATGAGAGTCCAGGAGAATCAGTGTGATCATTCCCAGGTTTCCGACCAGAGTAACGAGGTAAATGAGAGTGAGCATGATACAGAGGAGGCTCCGCAGCTCGGGGGCACTGGATAGTCCAAGGAGGATGAACCCAGTCACTTCCGTGCTGTTTTCCATTAGTGCTATTTGGGAACCATTAGATGTCTTGGAGCaacaagaaataaagggaaaagtgACCCCCAAAATAATAAATTGTAATGAAATGGGAGTGCCTAATTACCTTGTGCATTATGTCATTAATAATTTGTACTTCAAAATTATCTTGATTTAATGCTAAGAGCTTTACATTTAAGTTTGTGCATGTggccactagtggtaaagaacccgcctacccatgcaggacacataagagatgtggctttgatccctaggtcgggaagatcccctggagtaggaaatggcaacccattccagtgttcttgcctggcgggctacagtctgtaggcttgcaaagagtcgaacataactgaagcaatttagcatgcacacaagtgtgtgaatgtgtgtgtatatgtatgtgtgtgtatatatatatgtgtgtgtacactagGTAGtgttattatgtttattttaccaTTGTAAGAATTAGAGATTTGAGATTATGTGATATTCTACAATTTCATTGTATGAAGAAATTTCAGGATTCAAGATTGAAATCCAGtttcaatataataaaaatatgtgtgCGTTTATATACTCCATTGTCAGCATATTTAAAGGTGCCTGTAATAATAAGGATGAGGTTATGGGGTAAAGTTTGATCTTGCTAGGGATGCTTTTGTTTTAAACCTCCAATGGGAGACCAGCTGAAATTAACACCTACACAATCAAAGtatcatttatcttatttttttaacttctctttattc
This sequence is a window from Bubalus kerabau isolate K-KA32 ecotype Philippines breed swamp buffalo chromosome 15, PCC_UOA_SB_1v2, whole genome shotgun sequence. Protein-coding genes within it:
- the LOC129628593 gene encoding olfactory receptor 5B2-like yields the protein MENSTEVTGFILLGLSSAPELRSLLCIMLTLIYLVTLVGNLGMITLILLDSHLHTPMYFFLSNLSLVDFGYSSAVTPKAVAGLLIGDKFISYSACAAQMFFFVAFATVENYLLASMAYDRYAAVCRPLHYTTTMTTSVCAHLAIGSYISGFLNACFHVGDIFSLTFCKSNTVHHFFCDVPAVLALSCSEKHISEVVLVFMSSFNVSFALLVILISYLFIFVNILKMHSAQGHQKALSTCTSHFTAVSIFYGTVIFMYLQPSSRHSMDTDKVASVFYAMVIPMLNPVVYSLRNKEVKSAFKKVVEKTDLSIGLGL